The nucleotide sequence GCGCACTTTCTCCTCCGGCTGTCGATTCCCAATCTTCCTCGTTGATATTCCAGCCTTCATTTCGATGGGTAATTCGTATGGTGGAATTGTCCTGCTGAGCCGCATATATGCGATACGGAAATGAATTATCTGTCGTCACTCTGTAAAACTGAGAAGTTGGCTGATTGTGATAAGTGCTCCAGGTTTCGCCTCCGTCATAAGTAACCTGTGCTCCACCATCATCTCCAATGATCATTCTCTTAGGGTTTTCAGGGGCGATCCAAAGATCGTGATGGTCTCCATGTGGTGCGTTATGGGTACTGTATGTTTTACCTCCATCGGTACTTTTGTGGTATCGTACATTTAATACATACACGGCGTCAATATCTTTAGAATCTGCATAGATACGCGTATAATACCAAGCGCGTTGCCTTAAACTGCGCTCACTGTTAATAAGACTCCAGGTATCACCTCCGTCATCACTTCGGTACACTCCTCCTTCATCCTTGTTCTCAACAATGGCCCAAACACGTTCGCTATTTACAGGAGAAACAGTAACACCAATAATTCCTAAAGTTCCTTTTGCAAACCCTGTGTTGGTTGAGATTTCCTTCCAAGTTTCTCCGCTATCTGTACTTTTCCAAAGCGCAGACCCGTCTCCCCCGCTACTCAAACTATATGGAGTTCTTCGTACGTTCCATGTTGATGCATATAAGATTCGCGGATTATTTGGATCCATGATAAGATCTACTGCCCCGGCATCTTCATTGGCAAATAGTATTTTATTCCAGCTCTTACCGCCATCGATACTTTTATACACGCCACGCTCCTGAGTAGGTTTATAGATATTTCCTAAAACGGCAGCGTAGACGATGTTGTGATCCCTTGGGTGGGTAGTAATTCTGGGGATATGTCTGCTATTCTTTAAGCCCATATTCGTCCAAGTCTTTCCTGCATCGACCGTCTTCCAGATTCCGTAACCTGAAGATACGTTCCCCCTAACTGTCTTTTCACCTCCACCTACGTAGATCACATTCGGATCATCTTCAGCTACTTCAATAGCTCCTATAGAGCCTCCAAAAAATCCGTCCGAAATATTTTTCCAACTGCGCCCGCCGTCTTCAGTTTTCCACACACCGCCTCCTGTAGCTCCAAAATAGAAAAGATTCGGTTTGTTGGGAACTCCGGTAACCGCTGCACTTCGGCCACCCCTAAAAGGGCCGATTAATCTGTATTCCAGCGCTCCGTAAAGTGATTCGTCATAGGATTGTGCCTGCGTGGATTCGGGGAAAATTCCGAAGAAAATAATAGAAATATAAAAACTTAGGGTTAGTGTAAATCGGGTCATAATATACGTATCTATAGATTTTTTTAAAGATACATATTTCAGAAAAATCAGCGCAAGGTTCTTCGCACTTCTTTATTCAGATAGTATCCGGTTACTACAGTAGCCAACACATCGGCAATGGGAAAAGAGATCCAAACTCCCCATACTCCATAAAATGCCGGAAGGATAAGAATTAGCGGGATAAGAAAAAAGCCTTGCTTCGTTAAACTTAATAGAAGTGCCGGAACGGCCTTACCAATGGCTTGGAAATAGGATGCCCCTATAAGTTGTACTGCAATAATAGGTGTTGCGGCAAACACCCAGCGCAATGCAGATGGCGTACGGTTCAGAATCTCTGCATTATCCGCAAGTGTTTTGGCATCCAAAGTTTCATTATTACTTATAAATATTGACACGATATCGGTAGGGAAGATCATGATGAGGGTAAATATGAACAATGCAAGTCCTCCCGAATATTTAATGGATGTATTAATAGACTCCCGCACTCTCTGATAATATCCCGCTCCGTAATTGTATCCCGCGATTGGCAAAAACCCTTGGTTTACACCAATGACAGGGAAAAGAGCGAACATGAGCATTCGGCTTATAATTCCGTAGGAAGCCACATCCAGAGCATCCCCTACAGAGATAAGAACGTTATTGAGCAGTATGGTAAGCACACTAATGGTGGCTTGCCTTGCCAGGGTTACAAAGCTTAAACTGCTTATTTCTGTCACTAATTTCTTCTGAAGTTTTAAATAAGAGGCGGTAATTCTCAATTCACTTTTAAAAATGAAAAACCAGAGGATAAATGCAAAACAGATGGCATAGCTGATAAAGGTTGCCCAAGCGGCACCTTCCATGCCAAAATCGAATACATTGATTAAGATATAATCCATAAAAATATTCCCAATGGCCGGTAACATCATGGCGTACATTGCAAATTTAGGCTTGCCTTCTGCCCGTATCACGTTGTTCCCCATCATACACATGGCAAGCATCACGATACCGTACATCACAATACGGTAATAAATAAGTGCGAGATCCTTAAACGACTCGTCGGCTCCAAAGAATTCAATGAAAAAATCCTGAAAAATTAGGCCAATGATAGCCAGTAACCCTGAAGATAAAAAAGTAAGCGTGATCTGGTTTCCGAAAACACGATGTGCTTTATCTTCATTCCCTGAACCCAGAGCTCTGGAAAGCACCGAACTTCCGCCAATTCCTATGGAGAGTCCGATGGCTCCAATAAAAAAAGTCACCGGAATAACCACGGTGATGGCAGAGATCGCTAACGGACCGATCCATCTTCCCACGAAAATGGTGTCGACGATCATATTGAGTGACATTACCAAGATTCCGATGGAGGCAGGAACTGCCTGCATTACCAGTAGTTTACTGATGGAGTTGGTGCCCAATATCGATGATCGTTTCTGATCTGCCATTAAGCTATTGCATTTTTATGATCTACGATTCGCCATTCGTCGATCTTTCCTGCCAGAAACGAGGCAAAATCATCCCGATCGTTGAGGCATGGGACGGTTGTAAATTCCTTTCCTCCAACCTCATGAAAAATTTCTTCTCCCTCCATGGCGATCTCTTCGAGAGTTTCCAGGCAGTCACTTACGAAGGCCGGAGTAACGATTACCATTTTCCGAATCCCGGATTTTCCCAATCGTTCAATGGTCCGGTCGGTGTAAGGCTGCAGCCAGGGATCGAACCCAAGACGGGATTGAAATGAAGTTGAATAGGTTCCTTCTTGAAGGTTTAATGCGTCTACTACAAGTTTAGTGGTTTCAAGACATTGGTGGCGATAACAAAAGCGATGGGCTGCAGAGGGAGTTACACAGCATGTATTATCTATTTTACAATGCGATCTTGTAATGTCACTTTTGCGAATATGTCTTTCGGGAACCCCGTGATAACTAAATAAAAGATGCTCATAATCGAGACCTTCCAGGGCTTCAGAGATGCTTTTTGAGAGTATTTTAATGTATTCCGGCTGATTATAGAAAGCCGGTAAAGAAGTAATTTCCATCGTAGGGAAAAATTCTTTACGAAGTTCTTCCACTTTTACGTTAATCGTTTCAGTCGTTGCCATTGCAAACTGAGGATATAGTGGAACCACCAGCACATCATCTACGCCCTGATCACGCAATTCCTGCAACCCTTTTTTCAGCGTTAAACTTCCATATCGCATCGCCAGAGCAACAGGGAGGGTCACATTGTCCTGTACTTTCTTCTGAAGTCTTCGTGAGATCACTATTAAGGGGGAACCTTCATCCCACCATATTCTTTTATATGCGGCGGCCGATTGCTTTGGCCGGGTGTTTAATATAATACCGCGAACCAGGAGAATACGAGCCCAACGGGGAACATCGATTACCCTCGGATCCATTAAAAATTCATCGAGATATCGCTTTACATCTTTAGTGTCGGTGCTATCCGGGGAACCTAAATTAACAAGCAGAACTCCTTTTTTCATAGTAATTTTTCAGCAGCACAAAAATACTGCTATTATTTAAAATAAAGCCTTTAGGGTGTAGATAGAATCTATGGAGCTATAATTAAAATGTTATGCCGATAAAGACATAACAAATTTCTTGGGAGTAGTTCCGTATTTCTTCTTGAAGGCAGCAATAAAATGACTTGAGGTACTATAGCCCACTTTAAGTCCTACTTCATTCACATTGTGAGAACCTGTTGCCAGTAATTGTCGCGCCACCTCCATCTTGTAATCGTATAAAAAACTGAAGACCGAGTCTCCGTAAATTTGCTTAAAGCCTTCCTTTAATCGGTTTAGCGGCAAGTGAATCTCCTTAGACAGCTCCTGTAGGGTGGGTGGCTCGGCCATTCGGGCTATGATGATCTCCTTTGCTCTTTTGATCTTCGATACATTTTCTTCATCCACCAAAAATGGACATTGTTCTACATCGACATTAGAAGGTCGATTAAAATACAGACTCAGCAATTCGTAACATTTCCCTTTAAAATAAAGAGTTTTTACTGAAGGGTGTAGGCTAAAATTGAACAACTGGTTTAACACAATAGCCATGGAAGGTGTGATCTGCCCGTCTTTATAATACTTGCGATCCTTATTCTCTTCACTTAAAAAGCTAATGTAATTGGCTTCCCGCGAAAACAATCCGTGAAACTTTTTGATGGGTA is from Constantimarinum furrinae and encodes:
- the hemH gene encoding ferrochelatase; the protein is MKKGVLLVNLGSPDSTDTKDVKRYLDEFLMDPRVIDVPRWARILLVRGIILNTRPKQSAAAYKRIWWDEGSPLIVISRRLQKKVQDNVTLPVALAMRYGSLTLKKGLQELRDQGVDDVLVVPLYPQFAMATTETINVKVEELRKEFFPTMEITSLPAFYNQPEYIKILSKSISEALEGLDYEHLLFSYHGVPERHIRKSDITRSHCKIDNTCCVTPSAAHRFCYRHQCLETTKLVVDALNLQEGTYSTSFQSRLGFDPWLQPYTDRTIERLGKSGIRKMVIVTPAFVSDCLETLEEIAMEGEEIFHEVGGKEFTTVPCLNDRDDFASFLAGKIDEWRIVDHKNAIA
- a CDS encoding AraC family transcriptional regulator produces the protein MNEISKKNVAASLYTETSIEDGFFILRFDNETTDYQNSKREINSNFIQFHFCLKGSASLSFNDGTYRLPLKEDMSLLLYNPQRDLPLDITINSNSWVLSVLLPIKKFHGLFSREANYISFLSEENKDRKYYKDGQITPSMAIVLNQLFNFSLHPSVKTLYFKGKCYELLSLYFNRPSNVDVEQCPFLVDEENVSKIKRAKEIIIARMAEPPTLQELSKEIHLPLNRLKEGFKQIYGDSVFSFLYDYKMEVARQLLATGSHNVNEVGLKVGYSTSSHFIAAFKKKYGTTPKKFVMSLSA
- a CDS encoding MATE family efflux transporter produces the protein MADQKRSSILGTNSISKLLVMQAVPASIGILVMSLNMIVDTIFVGRWIGPLAISAITVVIPVTFFIGAIGLSIGIGGSSVLSRALGSGNEDKAHRVFGNQITLTFLSSGLLAIIGLIFQDFFIEFFGADESFKDLALIYYRIVMYGIVMLAMCMMGNNVIRAEGKPKFAMYAMMLPAIGNIFMDYILINVFDFGMEGAAWATFISYAICFAFILWFFIFKSELRITASYLKLQKKLVTEISSLSFVTLARQATISVLTILLNNVLISVGDALDVASYGIISRMLMFALFPVIGVNQGFLPIAGYNYGAGYYQRVRESINTSIKYSGGLALFIFTLIMIFPTDIVSIFISNNETLDAKTLADNAEILNRTPSALRWVFAATPIIAVQLIGASYFQAIGKAVPALLLSLTKQGFFLIPLILILPAFYGVWGVWISFPIADVLATVVTGYYLNKEVRRTLR